Part of the Paenibacillus kyungheensis genome, CTACAAATGGATAACGAATCTACAAAATCAATTATTACAGGTGCAATCGCTGGAGCATTAATTGGTGCAGGAGCAGCACTTTTGTTCTCTACTCCACAAGGTGACAAAATCCGTACTCGTGTAGCAGAATTGACTGATCTTGTTGTTGAGAACGCTCCAATGTTGAACGAACGTGGACATGTTCTTGCTGAAAAAGGTCAAGAAGTTGTAGGTATGGTAAAAGAATCTCTTGATGGTGTGAAAGATTTGAAAGACGAAGCACAATCCGCTACTAAAGAAGTTAAAGGTGAAATTCAAGGATTTAAAGACTCACATAATAATTAATCGTACTTTATACATTTCTTCAAAGTAAAAGCTTTGCTGATATTCTGGCAAAGCTTTTACTTTTTTTATTTTACTATTTTGATCAAGAAAAAATATCTACAAGTTGTTCAATAAAAGATGTAGCATATATTCCATCACGATCCAGATGAGGATCAAATACAGTAATTTCAAGCCCAACGACTTGAGGATGAGATACCAATGGTCGCAATAGCTGGATAAGTTCTACATAATCTAACCCGTCCGTTTGTCTGCTATCTATCGCAGGCATAATCAGATCATTTAACACATCTACATCGAAATGAATAAAAAATCCTTCTAATTGTTGCTGTTCCACCATATCTAGAAACTGGTTCACGATATGTTCTATACCTGTCTTACGTAATGTAGGTAGATCCATATAACGAATAGCAGAATCCAATATAGGTTGAACATAAGAATCATCCAGTTCTCGATTACCTACACAAAATACATGCTCCTCAAGAACATAAGGTTTAAGATCATTTAGATTTGTTATGCGATCATCTCCTAGCCCCGTTACAATAGCTAAATCAAGACCTGCAACTGCTCCACCTGTATGAGAAGATGAAGTAGGTAAATAATCAGTATGTCCATCCAAAAAGAACAGTCCGTAAGTACCTTTCTGCTTTAATGCCATCATATTGCCAACCAAAATACTGCAATCTCCACCGATCATTAATTTAAATGTCTTTTCTTCAAGTGCTGTTGCTAATAGTTCTGCTTGTTGTAACGCATAATGAGCAACAGCTTCTATATTAAGGATGCCTGATACTGCATCTTTCTTTATCTCATAAGGCGGAGCTAGTAACGTGTATCTATTTTGTATCGGTAGTTGATCGTACAACCCATATGTTTTGAAATGTTCTGGCAATACATAAACACCTGGTTGTTCATCTTCTTCTTTCTTATTTAGACCCAAATTCGTAGGAAATTCAAAAACATCTATCGGATAAATAGGCATATGTTCTGCTCCTTCTGCTCATCATGAGTATAGATTGAATATCATAGATCATTTATAAATGATTATGAGTCGATTTCTCTAGTTTAACAAACAAAACCCTTCTAATATACAGAAGGGGAGTGAATGATATATGTTAAGTATTAGCCGTCATTAACGAAAATAATGCCCTTGTTCTAAATCCTCAAGTAAGGAAGGATGTACCGGTTGCCAGCCCAACTGTTGTTGAGTGGATTGACTGGAGCGTGGAATATCTAAAGCTGCTAATGCTCCTAGAAAACCGAAGTGATCTTGTGCTTGATCCTGTGGGATGCTAACAACAGGTACATTCAGATGCTTACCGATTACGGTAGCAATATCACGAAATACAATACCTTCGTCTGCGACCCCATCTAATCTTGAACCTGGTTCTGCTTTTGCTAAAGCAAGACAATATAAATGAGCAGCATCTAAACGATGAACAGCAGGCCAGCGATTCATCCCTTCTTCTATATACGCTGCTACACCTTTTTCTTTAGCGATTGTAATTAATTTCGGGATAAAGCCAGTATCTCCTTCTCCATGTACAGACGGACAAAGTTCTATAATCGATGTACGCACTCCGCGCTGAGCTAACGATAATGCGACTTGCTCTGAAGCGACTCCGTTAAAATGAGCTGTCGTTATAAAAGGCTTATCCGAACCTTCCAGTACCGCTCCTATACTCTCTATCACTTGCAAATCAGTCGCAAGCGACCCTTCAAAATCCGCAAAATCGTGTTTGAATGCTAAATGAATAACACCGTCTGCTTGAGCAACACCTTGCTGAAGACTGGTAACGTTATCTATATCACCTCGATAAGCTTCTGCTCCTAGCTTTTGCAACCATTCAGCACTGTGATCTGAGCGAGCCAACCCTACTACGGTGTGACCGGAATCTATAAGTTCACGAACGACAGCAGAACCGATATAACCTGTTGCTCCTGTTACAAATACACGCATAATAAAAACCCACCTTATCATAGAAATGAATTTTTAAAAAAATTAGCTTATTACCAGGCTACCATACCGTTCTCATCTGAAAATGTACCTGTTGGGCCATCCGAACCAAGCATAGCAAGGCGGACTGCTTCCCGAGCGCCTTCTTCTACACTACGTGTACCAGCAAAGTTATTCAGAGCTGTCGAGATAAATCCAGGACAAGCAATATTGACTTTGATCGGAGTGGATTCTAACGCAAATGCAAACGCAAGTGTAATCGCATGAAGTGCAGATTTGGAAGAAGAATATGTTCCGAACATAGCACGATGAGGATTATCGGGATTAGAATTCCAAGTTAATGATCCGCCAGAGCTTCCTATATTCACGATACGCCCTGCCGGAGATTGGTGTAGTAGCGGTAACATCGCTTGCGTAAGAGCAATCACACCGAATACATTCGTTTCAAAAACAACACGTATATCTTCCATAGGAGCTACAGTTAATAGACCGGATTGCACACTTTCTGGAAAATCCCCATCGGATCTGCCTGCATGTGAAATACCTGCATTATTGATCAGTACATCCAGACGACCATATTCTTGCTCAATATGTTGTGCTGCGGCTGTAATAGAATGTTGATCCGTTACATCCAGTTGTAGAGCATGAGCGCCTTCACCTATATCATTTACAGCTAGCTTGCCGTTTTCTAAATGTCGTGATCCTACAAATACAGTAAATCCTTTGGCAACAAGATCTTTTGCAATCTGTAGACCTATGCCCTTATTCGCTCCACTAACCAAAGCAACCTGTTTGTTATCCATAATGATCTCCTTTGGAATAATAAATGTATTTTTCAGGTTGACACGTCAACCTAGATACAATCTAACACGTTGAAGTTGACGTGTCAACCATGCTATTATATGTTTATGGATAATCATGAGATCAATCAAGAAGAAATGAAAATATGGCATATGTGGAAAGGTACATTCCATACGATTTTTGGTCGTATTGTCAAAGAAATGTCGGATCATACGGGATTATCAGAAAGCGATTTTGGCATATTGGATCGGTTGGTTCTTTTTGGAGAAGGAAAACTTCGTCAGCAGGAATTGGCAGACTATATGAATTGGGATAAAAGCCGACTTTCTCATCATCTCAAGCGTATGGAAAAGCGTGGATTGGTGATGCGTACTCCTTTAGATACCGATCGCGGAGTTCAGGTAGGGATTACATCGGAAGGTCAATCAGCTTTAGATAATGCTCGCCCTGTTATTTCTCAAGCGATGCGCAAACATTTTTTTGCACAATTGACTGAACAAGATATCGAATTAATTACCCGATTAGCAGAAAGAACCAAATAACACTTGATGTAGTTCCAAAAAGTGTAGATCAAAAAAAGAGCAAGCCAAAGCACATTCAACCAGCCGCTTTTGCTTGCTCTTTTGATGTTATGATTGATTTCGATGAGCGCTAAATAGAGCACACAGAAAGGACTATATGATGAGTATTAATCCCAATATTGCTGAACTGGCTTCTTTGTTAGCCGAGCCTTCACGAGCTACTATTTTGACCAGTCTAATGGATGGACGTTTTCATACTGCTAGTGAACTGGCATTGATGACAGGCATTACACCGCAGACTGCTAGTTTTCATTTGTCCAAATTAATCGAAGGTCAACTCATCACGTTTGAGAAGCATGGTCGACATCGTTATTATCAGTTAGCTAATACAGATATCGCTTCTATGTTAGAGTCATTTCTAACGATCTCTGCTCCGCCCAAAGTACGGTCGTTACGACAATCGACTCAAGTTCAACTATTGCGTGAAGCACGTACATGTTACGATCATTTAGCTGGCAAATTAGGTGTAGATCTAACCGATTCAATGCTAGCTAACCAGTACATCACTACAGGCGATACTGAATTTGTAATCACTGCTAAAGGGGAGACCTTTTTTACTCATTTCGGGATCGACTTACCTGTCCTCAAGCGCAA contains:
- a CDS encoding YtxH domain-containing protein, with translation MDNESTKSIITGAIAGALIGAGAALLFSTPQGDKIRTRVAELTDLVVENAPMLNERGHVLAEKGQEVVGMVKESLDGVKDLKDEAQSATKEVKGEIQGFKDSHNN
- a CDS encoding arginase family protein — protein: MPIYPIDVFEFPTNLGLNKKEEDEQPGVYVLPEHFKTYGLYDQLPIQNRYTLLAPPYEIKKDAVSGILNIEAVAHYALQQAELLATALEEKTFKLMIGGDCSILVGNMMALKQKGTYGLFFLDGHTDYLPTSSSHTGGAVAGLDLAIVTGLGDDRITNLNDLKPYVLEEHVFCVGNRELDDSYVQPILDSAIRYMDLPTLRKTGIEHIVNQFLDMVEQQQLEGFFIHFDVDVLNDLIMPAIDSRQTDGLDYVELIQLLRPLVSHPQVVGLEITVFDPHLDRDGIYATSFIEQLVDIFS
- a CDS encoding SDR family oxidoreductase, translating into MRVFVTGATGYIGSAVVRELIDSGHTVVGLARSDHSAEWLQKLGAEAYRGDIDNVTSLQQGVAQADGVIHLAFKHDFADFEGSLATDLQVIESIGAVLEGSDKPFITTAHFNGVASEQVALSLAQRGVRTSIIELCPSVHGEGDTGFIPKLITIAKEKGVAAYIEEGMNRWPAVHRLDAAHLYCLALAKAEPGSRLDGVADEGIVFRDIATVIGKHLNVPVVSIPQDQAQDHFGFLGALAALDIPRSSQSTQQQLGWQPVHPSLLEDLEQGHYFR
- a CDS encoding SDR family NAD(P)-dependent oxidoreductase, which produces MDNKQVALVSGANKGIGLQIAKDLVAKGFTVFVGSRHLENGKLAVNDIGEGAHALQLDVTDQHSITAAAQHIEQEYGRLDVLINNAGISHAGRSDGDFPESVQSGLLTVAPMEDIRVVFETNVFGVIALTQAMLPLLHQSPAGRIVNIGSSGGSLTWNSNPDNPHRAMFGTYSSSKSALHAITLAFAFALESTPIKVNIACPGFISTALNNFAGTRSVEEGAREAVRLAMLGSDGPTGTFSDENGMVAW
- a CDS encoding MarR family winged helix-turn-helix transcriptional regulator gives rise to the protein MDNHEINQEEMKIWHMWKGTFHTIFGRIVKEMSDHTGLSESDFGILDRLVLFGEGKLRQQELADYMNWDKSRLSHHLKRMEKRGLVMRTPLDTDRGVQVGITSEGQSALDNARPVISQAMRKHFFAQLTEQDIELITRLAERTK
- a CDS encoding ArsR/SmtB family transcription factor — protein: MSINPNIAELASLLAEPSRATILTSLMDGRFHTASELALMTGITPQTASFHLSKLIEGQLITFEKHGRHRYYQLANTDIASMLESFLTISAPPKVRSLRQSTQVQLLREARTCYDHLAGKLGVDLTDSMLANQYITTGDTEFVITAKGETFFTHFGIDLPVLKRKRRSFSHACLDWSERRHHLGGALGQGLMNHLFDIGWIVRVPSIRAVKVTELGTTGLHTVFDL